A single Dehalococcoidia bacterium DNA region contains:
- a CDS encoding Crp/Fnr family transcriptional regulator, translated as MTVPSEFLLSNPYFSGLSPSEIDSIGTVVFERSFAKGEVITWEGNPGESLYFVVSGAVKCFKTSEEGKEQIMRIILPGDSFNDVAVFDGGPSPASAEAMSPVSLYGITRNDIEKILKDYPKVFPNVVKVMTARIRHLIELVEDLSFRRVINRIARVLLEYGADGTSPKPKLTQQEMAATVGTAREVVGRSLKTLQQEGLIRIERNRLIIANKKALQQMANSVT; from the coding sequence TTGACTGTACCCAGCGAATTTCTACTATCCAATCCCTATTTCTCCGGACTCAGTCCTTCAGAGATTGACTCTATCGGCACGGTCGTCTTTGAAAGATCTTTCGCGAAGGGAGAAGTGATCACCTGGGAAGGGAACCCCGGCGAGTCCCTCTATTTCGTCGTCTCCGGAGCAGTCAAGTGCTTCAAAACGTCAGAAGAAGGGAAAGAGCAGATAATGCGCATAATCTTACCCGGAGATTCGTTCAACGACGTGGCTGTGTTCGATGGAGGCCCCAGTCCGGCCTCCGCGGAAGCCATGAGTCCGGTTAGCCTCTATGGCATCACCCGGAATGACATAGAGAAAATTTTGAAAGACTATCCGAAGGTGTTCCCAAATGTGGTAAAGGTTATGACTGCAAGGATTAGACACCTGATAGAATTGGTAGAGGACCTTTCGTTCCGGCGCGTTATCAACAGAATCGCCAGAGTGCTTCTGGAGTACGGCGCCGATGGCACAAGCCCGAAGCCAAAGCTTACTCAGCAGGAGATGGCAGCCACAGTGGGCACTGCTCGGGAGGTAGTGGGAAGGTCTCTCAAGACGTTGCAGCAAGAGGGCCTGATTCGAATTGAGCGAAACCGTCTGATCATCGCCAACAAGAAGGCGTTACAACAAATGGCCAACTCGGTCACGTGA
- a CDS encoding 4Fe-4S ferredoxin, which translates to MIEMPLVNVEICNGCGLCVSACSCGAVVMVAMKATIIESQDCGWCTVCEAICPVGAISCPYEIVIEG; encoded by the coding sequence ATGATTGAAATGCCGCTGGTGAATGTGGAGATATGCAACGGCTGTGGTCTGTGTGTGTCCGCTTGCAGCTGTGGCGCTGTGGTAATGGTAGCGATGAAAGCAACGATAATAGAATCACAAGACTGCGGATGGTGTACCGTGTGCGAGGCTATTTGTCCTGTTGGAGCTATCAGCTGTCCCTATGAGATCGTCATTGAGGGTTGA
- a CDS encoding J domain-containing protein, with product MDYKDYYKVMGVDKNANEKDIKKTYRKLARQYHPDVNPGNKSAEAKFKEINEAYEVLGDAEKRKKYDQLGANWQQYEQWERAGGGAQGQPFDWSQYGFRPGGAGQTRQQYRTMTQEEMQDLFGSAGGGGGFSDFFSTFFGGAPGGEPRRQHRPAPRKGGDIEQPVEITLEEAFRGTSRAFQMSNPDGTTKTIEAKIPSGTRSGSRIKLKGQGGPGVSGGPAGDIYLSIQIQPHPTFELKGDDLYTKIPVSLTTAVLGGEVDVNTMAGALKLKIPAETQNGKTFRLKSKGMPSMKHPDQKGDLYAEVRVVLPQGLSEKERDIFRELAKIRE from the coding sequence ATGGACTATAAGGATTATTACAAAGTCATGGGCGTTGACAAGAACGCCAACGAGAAGGATATCAAGAAGACTTATCGCAAGCTGGCGCGCCAGTACCACCCGGATGTAAACCCCGGCAACAAGAGTGCAGAGGCTAAATTCAAGGAAATTAATGAAGCCTATGAGGTGCTGGGCGATGCCGAGAAGCGTAAGAAATACGACCAGCTGGGTGCCAATTGGCAACAGTACGAACAATGGGAACGGGCGGGGGGCGGTGCACAGGGCCAGCCGTTTGACTGGAGCCAATATGGATTCAGACCCGGCGGAGCCGGGCAGACCCGGCAGCAATATCGGACGATGACGCAGGAGGAAATGCAAGACCTCTTCGGGTCAGCGGGCGGCGGCGGAGGCTTCTCCGACTTCTTCTCCACGTTTTTCGGTGGTGCTCCCGGCGGAGAGCCCAGAAGACAACACCGGCCGGCCCCTCGAAAGGGGGGTGATATCGAGCAACCAGTGGAAATCACTCTGGAAGAGGCTTTTCGTGGGACAAGCCGAGCCTTTCAGATGAGCAACCCCGATGGCACAACCAAGACTATCGAAGCCAAGATCCCGTCGGGAACAAGAAGCGGCTCGCGGATCAAGCTCAAAGGGCAAGGGGGACCGGGAGTCAGCGGAGGGCCAGCCGGAGACATCTATCTTTCAATTCAAATTCAGCCTCATCCCACCTTTGAGTTAAAAGGGGATGACCTTTATACCAAGATACCGGTTTCTCTCACCACAGCGGTTCTGGGGGGAGAGGTCGACGTCAACACCATGGCTGGCGCTCTAAAACTGAAAATTCCTGCCGAGACTCAGAACGGCAAGACCTTTCGCCTTAAAAGCAAGGGAATGCCCAGCATGAAACACCCGGATCAGAAAGGCGATCTATACGCTGAAGTGCGAGTTGTATTGCCGCAGGGACTTTCGGAAAAGGAGCGGGACATTTTCAGAGAACTGGCCAAAATCAGAGAGTGA